The proteins below are encoded in one region of Methanomassiliicoccus luminyensis B10:
- a CDS encoding GTP-binding protein: protein MDLVIVAGFLGSGKTTLVLSTIGKIVEDHGKKVVVIVNDFGTVGIDGKIMTKYGLQVQELASGCICCTLGPDLLTTVRDVEKGFNPDLVVIEPTGVADPQAIIDCMKHYPGTPPRSIRTIVAVDAVRFHAIMKALNRPLTAQLKAADVILINKADAVSADALKGMEAELREINADRPIIPTSATGGTNIDKVVEAMVGA, encoded by the coding sequence ATGGACTTGGTCATCGTGGCGGGTTTCCTGGGGTCTGGCAAGACCACGCTGGTCCTCTCGACCATAGGCAAGATCGTGGAGGACCACGGCAAGAAGGTCGTGGTCATCGTCAATGATTTCGGCACAGTGGGCATCGACGGCAAGATCATGACCAAATACGGCCTGCAAGTGCAGGAACTGGCATCGGGCTGCATTTGCTGCACCCTGGGCCCCGACCTCCTCACCACGGTCCGGGACGTGGAGAAAGGCTTCAACCCGGACCTGGTGGTCATCGAGCCCACCGGGGTCGCCGACCCCCAGGCCATCATCGACTGCATGAAGCATTACCCCGGCACGCCGCCCCGCAGCATCAGGACGATCGTGGCCGTCGACGCGGTCCGCTTCCATGCCATCATGAAAGCGCTGAACCGCCCCCTGACCGCCCAGCTTAAGGCGGCCGATGTCATCCTCATCAACAAGGCCGACGCCGTCAGCGCCGACGCGCTCAAGGGCATGGAGGCAGAGCTGAGGGAGATCAATGCCGACCGCCCCATCATCCCGACCTCCGCCACCGGGGGCACCAACATCGACAAGGTGGTCGAAGCCATGGTGGGAGCATGA